Proteins found in one Candidatus Edwardsbacteria bacterium genomic segment:
- a CDS encoding 4Fe-4S binding protein has protein sequence MAKNTDVMEARLAIEEDFKKGYDLPVYVYKPWCKSCEICVAFCPKNVLEMGEDRKPVVARPDDCIFCRQCEIRCPDLAIFLTREKKK, from the coding sequence ATGGCCAAAAATACCGATGTGATGGAGGCCAGGCTTGCCATCGAGGAGGATTTTAAAAAGGGCTACGATCTGCCGGTGTATGTCTACAAGCCCTGGTGCAAATCCTGCGAGATCTGTGTGGCTTTCTGTCCCAAGAATGTCCTGGAGATGGGCGAGGACCGCAAGCCGGTAGTGGCCCGTCCCGACGACTGTATCTTCTGCAGGCAGTGTGAAATAAGATGCCCGGACCTGGCCATCTTCCTGACCAGGGAGAAGAAGAAATGA